One stretch of Podospora pseudoanserina strain CBS 124.78 chromosome 4, whole genome shotgun sequence DNA includes these proteins:
- a CDS encoding hypothetical protein (COG:S; EggNog:ENOG503P4VW), whose protein sequence is MLTLRSLALLSAASGLALALDIGSLDPCAHNCLLTAPTYDCPASQYACLCPKVDWGIAIKNCVRDSGACAADYEPALMAALSAGCSAVGAPFPAGDIPADPPAETPAPEPTPAEPTTDVTAAAEPTSTETPTENPDGEATSTAVESSPTAESTAEVTSTPTEAPSKSSSADEAEETSEAPEDEGAPAGLPEAAKIGIGVGVGAAVLALIGVGVCIFLRNRHVDKKSNDSAGADRYKISPPMPSREQNPYNHGNNSSDYDIGANELEIKSYRYDDMTEGKQPKPMEPRQMV, encoded by the exons atgttGACCCTCCGGTCTTTGGCCCTGCTCTCGGCAGCCAGCGGCCTCGCCCTCGCTCTGGACATTGGCAGCCTGGACCCTTGTGCT CACAACTGTCTCTTGACAGCCCCAACTTATGACTGCCCAGCATCCCAATATGCCTGCTTATGCCCCAAGGTTGACTGGGGAATTGCTATCAAAAACTGCGTGCGGGATTCAGGAGCATGCGCTGCCGACTATGAACCCGCGCTTATGGCAGCGCTCAGTGCCGGCTGCTCAGCTGTCGGTGCGCCTTTCCCTGCCGGAGACATTCCTGCCGACCCTCCTGCCGAGACTCCAGCTCCCGAGCCCACGCCAGCCGAGCCAACGACCGAtgtgactgctgctgccgagcCCACCTCCACAGAAACCCCTACAGAAAATCCGGATGGAGAGGCGACATCGACTGCC GTTGAATCCAGCCCAACCGCCGAATCCACAGCCGAGGTCACCAGCACTCCTACCGAAGCCCCCAGCAAGTCGTCTTCTGCAGACGAAGCGGAAGAGACTAGCGAAGCCCCCGAGGACGAAGGTGCGCCTGCCGGTCTCCCCGAAGCCGCCAAGATTGGCAttggtgtcggtgtcggcgCCGCTGTTCTCGCCCTCATCGGAGTGGGAGTTTGCATCTTCCTCCGCAACCGCCACGTTGACAAGAAGTCAAACGACTCCGCCGGAGCTGACCGATACAAGATTTCGCCTCCGATGCCGAGCCGGGAGCAGAACCCTTACAACCACGGCAACAACAGCTCCGACTACGACATTGGCGCCAACGAGCTGGAGATTAAGAGCTATCGGTATGATGACATGACGGAGGGGAAGCAGCCCAAGCCAATGGAACCAAGACAAATGGTGTAA